A DNA window from Cervus elaphus chromosome 17, mCerEla1.1, whole genome shotgun sequence contains the following coding sequences:
- the GPRIN3 gene encoding G protein-regulated inducer of neurite outgrowth 3, which produces MGTVPDPLRSAKTSLIAASGEEEDRGEVQAASPQPRPEVLCENTNGLSSTPAEPDRSPRTAAKALMQAGEHVPTQPAMSSPDTVSEVGKASPTLNSPGSTQLSAGREPTAPAPCSAAGKDLMCATFTVPANQHIHPVVPGNQPNASPPSGPEDTPVKSQRTADGGQPEQSSCPVGVICGKDQVSCDFPSQETMQGMVQTEDAATRAFSPTSATGGGRGAERQQAVCTSQTRSCGSPTGEDGCSGNKPPSAATSDTQAMTSVIPEPSHLPSNGSMFPPDPEKVPLAAQPQVSRFKEASTMTSQAENEIKETPPRARQDAEVQAVASVESRSASTSPSILTAFLKESPAPERFEQEQLRVICHGSASRTLELSENALAPREAGQCRDLMPAVHIQTAAAVSAAFQGESKSGSLPVEVLKTSAVSVASSDAQEMCKEDGKSAGMTVAGPELTFRQLSGTSSTSLKASPSDQTSLSAGHQVETGHGLGKCETKPSEFAVATTGGHKPDPDCHLSNSSGPASRADQSRSLELTNQGDAREKKLASPQIMKEQESPGIDILEVRARAEAKSLLLNPKSQESGGVASGASPTPSPVRRSQEGTGEENRQTKTAASLSLPSDAIGDSSPGSGKRTPSRSVKASPRRASRVSEFLKEQKLNVTAAAAQVGLTPGEKKKQLSADSKLQLKQSKRVRDVVWDEQGMTWEVYGASLDPESLGIAIQNHLQRQIREHEKLIKAQSRRSISSDTSSNKKLKGRQHSVFQSMLQNLRRPNCCIRPAPSSVLD; this is translated from the coding sequence ATGGGGACTGTACCTGACCCTCTGAGATCGGCCAAAACATCCCTGATTGCAGCTTCCGGAGAAGAGGAGGACCGGGGAGAGGTGCAGGCTGCCTCGCCCCAGCCTCGACCAGAAGTCCTCTGTGAGAACACCAATGGCCTTTCCAGCACTCCTGCAGAGCCAGACCGCAGCCCCAGGACAGCTGCCAAGGCCCTGATGCAGGCCGGTGAGCATGTGCCCACGCAGCCAGCCATGTCCTCTCCTGACACTGTCAGTGAGGTGGGGAAGGCATCTCCCACACTCAACTCTCCAGGCAGTACTCAGCTGTCAGCGGGCAGAGAGCCCACAGCACCAGCCCCGTGTTCTGCAGCAGGCAAGGATCTGATGTGTGCAACGTTTACAGTGCCAGCCAATCAGCACATCCACCCGGTTGTCCCAGGCAACCAGCCCAACGCCAGCCCCCCATCAGGGCCTGAAGATACCCCGGTGAAGTCACAGAGAACTGCAGATGGAGGGCAACCTGAGCAGTCAAGCTGTCCGGTGGGGGTCATCTGTGGCAAAGATCAAGTGTCCTGTGATTTTCCTTCTCAAGAGACAATGCAGGGAATGGTGCAAACTGAAGATGCAGCAACCAGGGCGTTCAGTCCTACTTCCGCTACTGGAGGTGGACGCGGAGCAGAAAGGCAGCAAGCTGTCTGCACTTCCCAGACAAGGTCCTGTGGCTCTCCAACAGGAGAAGATGGATGTTCGGGGAACAAACCGCCCTCTGCCGCCACCTCAGACACCCAGGCCATGACTTCGGTGATTCCTGAACCATCCCACCTTCCTAGCAACGGATCGATGTTTCCTCCAGATCCAGAGAAGGTGCCGCTGGCAGCCCAGCCTCAAGTGTCAAGGTTTAAAGAAGCAAGTACGATGACCAGCCAAGCTGAAAATGAGATCAAGGAAACCCCACCCAGGGCTCGGCAAGATGCCGAGGTGCAGGCAGTGGCGAGTGTCGAGAGCAGATCGGCATCCACCAGCCCCAGCATCCTCACTGCATTCTTAAAGGAAAGCCCTGCTCCAGAGCGGTTTGAACAAGAGCAGCTGCGTGTCATCTGCCACGGCAGCGCGAGCCGCACGCTGGAGCTGTCCGAGAACGCCCTCGCCCCCCGGGAGGCGGGTCAGTGCCGTGACCTCATGCCAGCGGTGCACATCCAGACAGCTGCGGCTGTTTCTGCAGctttccaaggagaaagtaaATCGGGGAGCCTACCGGTGGAGGTCCTTAAAACTTCAGCCGTCAGCGTGGCTTCCAGTGATGCTCAGGAGATGTGTAAAGAAGACGGGAAATCAGCGGGAATGACCGTAGCGGGGCCAGAGCTTACCTTCAGACAGCTTTCGGGTACTAGTTCTACCTCCCTGAAAGCTAGCCCCAGTGACCAGACTTCTCTTAGTGCAGGACATCAAGTTGAAACAGGTCACGGATTAGGGAAGTGTGAAACGAAGCCATCTGAGTTTGCAGTGGCAACCACCGGTGGCCACAAACCAGACCCTGACTGCCACCTCTCCAACTCCAGTGGCCCTGCCAGCAGAGCCGACCAGTCCAGGAGCTTGGAGCTCACGAATCAAGGGGATGCAAGAGAGAAGAAGCTTGCATCTCCTCAGATAATGAAAGAACAAGAATCTCCTGGCATCGATATCCTGGAGGTGAGGGCAAGAGCAGAGGCCAAAAGCCTACTGCTCAATCCTAAATCTCAAGAAAGTGGAGGCGTGGCATCAGGTGCCAGCCCTACACCCTCCCCAGTTAGAAGGAGCCAGGAGGGCACCGGGGAAGAAAACAGACAGACCAAGACGGCCGCCAGCCTAAGCCTGCCGTCAGATGCCATTGGGGACTCTAGTCCTGGCTCTGGCAAAAGGACCCCTTCTCGCTCCGTCAAAGCCAGCCCCCGCCGGGCCAGCCGGGTCAGCGAGTTCCTCAAGGAGCAAAAGTTAAACGTGACGGCTGCTGCCGCCCAGGTGGGACTCACGCCAGGGGAGAAGAAGAAGCAGCTGAGTGCCGACTCCAAGCTCCAGCTGAAACAGTCCAAGCGCGTCCGGGACGTGGTGTGGGACGAGCAGGGCATGACCTGGGAGGTGTACGGGGCTTCCCTGGACCCGGAGTCCCTGGGCATTGCCATACAGAACCATTTACAAAGACAAATCAGGGAACACGAGAAATTAATCAAAGCTCAGAGCCGGAGGTCCATCTCCTCAGATACTTCTTCTAATAAAAAGCTCAAAGGCAGGCAGCACAGCGTTTTCCAGTCCATGCTGCAGAACTTGCGACGCCCCAACTGCTGCATTCGTCCTGCTCCTTCTTCTGTGTTAGATTGA